In Bradyrhizobium sp. WD16, the genomic stretch GATGCGCTTCCTCGGTGAGGGCGCGGCGTGGAACCACGTCGCCATGGAGCAGGCAATTCGTGACGGAGGGCTCGAGCCCGGCGAAGTCTCCAACATCCGCACCGGAATCATCATGGGCTCCGGCGGCCCGTCGACCCGCACCGTGGTCGAAGCCGCCGACATCACCCGCACCAAGGGGCCGAAGCGGGTCGGCCCGTTCGCGGTGCCCAAGGCGATGTCGTCGACCGCCTCGGCGACGCTCGCGACCTGGTTCAAGATCAAGGGCGTGAATTATTCGATCTCGTCGGCCTGCGCGACGTCCAACCATTGCATCGGCAACGCCTACGAGACGATCCAGATCGGCAAGCAGGACCGCATCTTCGCCGGCGGCAGCGAGGAGCTGGACTGGACCCTGTCGGTGCTGTTCGACGCCATGGGCGCGATGAGCTCCAAGTACAACGATACCCCGACGCTGGCGTCGCGGGCCTATGACGTCAATCGCGACGGCTTCGTGATCGCCGGTGGCGCCGGCGTGGTGGTGCTGGAAGAGTACGAAGTCGCCAAGGCGCGCGGCGCCAAGATCTACGGCGAGATCGTCGGCTACGGCGCCACCTCCGACGGCTATGATATGGTCGCGCCCTCGGGCGAGGGCGCCGAGCGCTGCATGCGGATGGCGCTGTCGACGGTCAAGACCCCGATCGACTACATCAATCCACATGCCACCTCGACACCGGCCGGCGATGGGCCCGAGATCAACGCCATTCGCAACGTCTTCGGCGCCGGCGAGAAATGCCCGCCGATCTCGGCCACGAAGTCGCTGACCGGCCACTCCCTGGGCGCCACCGGCGCGCAGGAGGCGATCTATTCGCTGCTGATGATGAACAACGGATTCATCTGCGAAAGCGCCAATATCCAGGAGCTCGA encodes the following:
- the fabB gene encoding beta-ketoacyl-ACP synthase I, producing MRRVVVTGMGIVSSIGNNTQEVLSSLHEARSGISRAEKYAELGFRCRVHGAPTLNPAEVVDRRAMRFLGEGAAWNHVAMEQAIRDGGLEPGEVSNIRTGIIMGSGGPSTRTVVEAADITRTKGPKRVGPFAVPKAMSSTASATLATWFKIKGVNYSISSACATSNHCIGNAYETIQIGKQDRIFAGGSEELDWTLSVLFDAMGAMSSKYNDTPTLASRAYDVNRDGFVIAGGAGVVVLEEYEVAKARGAKIYGEIVGYGATSDGYDMVAPSGEGAERCMRMALSTVKTPIDYINPHATSTPAGDGPEINAIRNVFGAGEKCPPISATKSLTGHSLGATGAQEAIYSLLMMNNGFICESANIQELDPAFADMPIVRKRVDNAKLGTVLSNSFGFGGTNATLVFKRLDA